The Komagataella phaffii GS115 chromosome 4, complete sequence genome includes the window TTAGAAGAAGTCTCTCGCTGAAAAGTGATGAGAAGATAAAATCAGAAAGTGAAAAGTACTAGACGAgacttgttgaaaatgattaATAACCAAATTTGACTAGCAACAATAGAGCAGAACAATTCACAAGATATTCATCAGCAAGGGAGTCGTTGTCTGAAGAAATCTATTCACTCCATCCAACTTCCTTACTTACTTCCGCCGCGAACTATTAGGTTACCTTTCCTCTTCTCACAATCAATCACCATGGTAAGTAGAACACCCCAAAAGTGACATTAGTCTGCGGTTTCTAACGTCTAAGCCCCCGAAATCCAAGAACAACATTCCCGTAGCGGTTACGGTAAAAAGAGAGAATGTTTCGGTGGTCCacttgttcaaaagatccCAGACTATCTCAGCTGTGAAAAAACAACTATGTGAAATGCTCAATTCTACAGGTGGACTCAGCAATGACGCCGACGCAAACATCGAAGGCAATGAAATTCAGATTCCGAAATCCTCATTTGATTTATCCGACGATGAGGATGACGAGGTCGTCTTTGGCGATGATAACGAAGGGCGGGCTGAACCATCCAATGAATCCAACGAAACCGAAAAATTGAACCCAAACGCTATCAAGATTGCTCTAATCAAAGAATTATCGCCGTTACGCATagaacttttggaaaacacTACGAAAATCCAGGACATTATCGACCAGAATGATAGAGAAGTCAACCTTGCTGTGGCACTGGACGACGAAGAATTTAACGTCCTAGTGCCCAGCCAAGAAGAACAGTGACTAGAACATAAATACAGTTGAAAAACACGATCCTCATATAATACAAGAAGTGATATTAAAAAAACTAGAGAACCAGTTTGTCTAGTTAACCAAAGTAGAGGCGGTGGCAGACTCGTACTTCCAGTTAGGTGGCAAGACAGAAACAGTTCTGTAGTAACGAGCCAGTCTGTGGATTCTGGACTCAATCAAAATCAATCTGAACTTGGAGTCCTTGTCCTTTCTGTTTCTCTCCAAGTGCTTTCTAACGGAGACAGCCTTCTTGATCAGGTAGTACAAGTCCTCTGGAATAGCAGGAGCCAAACCGTTAGACTTCAAAATTCTGAGAATCTTGTTACCAGTGATGAATCTAGTCTGAGCAACACCGTGAGCATCTCTCAGAAGAACACCGATTTGAGAAGGAGTCAAACCCTTTCTGGCGTACTTGATAACCTGTTGAACGACATCATCAGGAGTCAACTTGAACCAAGAAGGAGGGTTTCTTGAGTAAGG containing:
- a CDS encoding 40S ribosomal protein S13, translating into MGRMHSSGKGISASALPYSRNPPSWFKLTPDDVVQQVIKYARKGLTPSQIGVLLRDAHGVAQTRFITGNKILRILKSNGLAPAIPEDLYYLIKKAVSVRKHLERNRKDKDSKFRLILIESRIHRLARYYRTVSVLPPNWKYESATASTLVN